From Pleurocapsa sp. PCC 7319:
CTCCTTGTGGCGAAAACCCTGCCTACGTAGAAAAAGCTAAAAATTTCCGCAACACTACTGACGATCCCAATTCTGGTCAAATTAGAGCGGAGCGTTATGCTCAAGCTCTTTGTGGTCCTGAAGGATATCCTCATTTAATCGTAGATGGTCGCTGGTCACATATGGGTGATTTCTTTATTCCCAGCGTGCTGTTCTTATACATTGCTGGATGGATCGGTTGGGCTGGTCGCTCCTATCTAATTGCAATTAGAGACGAGAAAAACGCAGAAATGCAAGAAGTTGTGATTAACGTTCCTTTAGCTGTAAGCAAAATGCTAGCTGCTGCTACTTGGCCTTTACTAGCCTTTGGTGAATTTACTAGTGGCAAAATGTTTGCTAAAGAATCGGAAATTACCGTTTCTCCCCGCTAGATTACATTTTTTACTGTTAAACAGGAGAATATTATGGGAAAATTTCTTTCCACTGCACCAGTATTGATTATGGCTCTGTTGTTTGTTACAGCAGGGATTTTGATCGAATTTAATCGTTTTTATCCAGATTTGTTGTTCCACCCCCTGAGTTGAAATAAAATCAAATTGAACTGAGGTTTCTATACTTAACTTAATCTATCTACTTTCAGTGAAGATGCTGAAAATTTACCAATTACATCTGCGATTAATCTAGTTGTTAGTCGCAGTTTTTTATTACCTTAAAAAGCTTTAAGCTCTAAGCCTTAAGCTTTAAGCTCTAAAGTTTACGCTTTGTAAACGGCTAACAGCTTATAGCTATCGGGTTTAATGCCCCCAGCAAACGAAGTTTGGTGGTCTACAATTAGGAGAGGTTAAAGCCTCTTCTAATTGGCTTACAGCTTACAGCTTACAGCTTATAGCTGCGGCTCTGCCGCTTTACTAAACTTTTTCTCAATAGATCTTATAAACATCACACAAAATATTCTATTTGTTATAAAAGAAAAAAACTATATTTACAAAATATATAACAAAATGAAATATAGAAGATGCAAGCCTGAAAAGAGAATTTATCGCAATTTAGTCTTAGGAATTATTACTTTTCTAATTGTGGCAACAGTTCTACCTATTATGGCGCAAAGTAGTATAACTTGAACACATCGAATTAAATTGAACTAAAAAAAAGAGCTTGGTCAACAATTGCTTGAAGTAACCAAACTCTTTTTTTGTTAAGAATATTTTCAATCTATTAGTGCAGTTAATGGTCTTGTAAATTCAAGAGACAGTTCTTTAGGATTACATAATTCCTAACTGACCGAGAATTCCTTGACCAGTAAAGTATTCAGTAGCAACTGCAATGATAAAACCG
This genomic window contains:
- a CDS encoding chlorophyll a/b-binding protein encodes the protein MENQENKFGFTQFAENWNGRLAMLGFIIAVATEYFTGQGILGQLGIM
- a CDS encoding photosystem I reaction center subunit III, with the translated sequence MRRLFALILVFTLWFGFAPTATADGVAGLTPCGENPAYVEKAKNFRNTTDDPNSGQIRAERYAQALCGPEGYPHLIVDGRWSHMGDFFIPSVLFLYIAGWIGWAGRSYLIAIRDEKNAEMQEVVINVPLAVSKMLAAATWPLLAFGEFTSGKMFAKESEITVSPR
- the psaJ gene encoding photosystem I reaction center subunit IX, whose protein sequence is MGKFLSTAPVLIMALLFVTAGILIEFNRFYPDLLFHPLS